From the Pedobacter cryoconitis genome, one window contains:
- a CDS encoding DUF4249 family protein — protein sequence MPIYRKINLLALLLFLALSGCEKETNVELSAKNPQLVVLGEFNQQDDALINLSTSVFSAAAAGFPNVEDAQISLLDQNNTLIEKYLYMGKGNYMGKKAIAGKNYKLSVAYQGKTYQAETTIPPAFQLNLLEQDSTYMEAEIVDLSTEPNFYTFELRANRYTVDRYYLANGQKVKVNSEAEFTALLKTNPALVLQRDTTFDAKFDRLFITTDDNRTENVRFNVLKDHSGRIFLTDKTFNGNKTTLEIDYDQSTLKAENMRYTLVVKSTSAAYFNYLYSIDLQAAKSIVGVLDVPVKGNISDAFGIWGAAYIQKIIIKK from the coding sequence ATGCCTATTTACAGGAAAATAAATCTTCTGGCCCTGCTTCTGTTTTTAGCCCTGAGCGGCTGTGAAAAAGAAACAAATGTAGAACTTTCAGCTAAGAACCCTCAATTGGTTGTATTGGGTGAATTTAATCAGCAAGATGATGCACTAATCAACTTAAGCACATCCGTTTTCTCTGCCGCTGCGGCAGGTTTTCCTAATGTTGAAGATGCTCAGATCAGTCTGCTTGACCAGAATAACACCTTGATAGAAAAGTATCTTTACATGGGAAAAGGTAACTACATGGGAAAAAAGGCTATTGCCGGCAAAAATTACAAATTGTCTGTTGCTTACCAGGGAAAAACATACCAGGCAGAGACTACTATTCCCCCTGCTTTTCAACTCAATTTGCTTGAACAGGATTCAACCTATATGGAGGCCGAGATTGTTGACCTGAGCACAGAACCTAATTTTTATACTTTTGAACTCAGGGCCAATCGATATACCGTAGACAGATACTATCTGGCCAACGGACAAAAGGTAAAAGTCAACTCAGAAGCTGAATTTACAGCATTATTGAAAACCAATCCTGCCTTAGTACTTCAGCGCGATACTACTTTTGATGCAAAATTTGATCGGTTATTTATTACCACTGATGATAACAGAACTGAAAATGTAAGATTCAACGTGCTAAAAGATCATTCGGGAAGGATATTTTTAACGGATAAAACATTCAATGGAAATAAAACCACCTTAGAAATCGACTATGACCAGAGTACCTTAAAAGCTGAAAATATGCGGTACACCCTGGTTGTAAAATCTACTTCTGCTGCCTATTTCAATTATTTATACAGCATAGATCTGCAAGCTGCCAAAAGCATTGTTGGCGTGCTGGATGTCCCTGTTAAAGGAAACATATCAGATGCTTTTGGGATTTGGGGCGCTGCCTATATCCAGAAGATCATCATTAAAAAATAA
- a CDS encoding bifunctional helix-turn-helix transcriptional regulator/GNAT family N-acetyltransferase produces MMTNKETANLIDESGILAISTRLQRLSEQFRKDGLLLYKAFGIEFEPKWFPVIYTLQFKSPLSILELASEIGYAHPSTISLLKELEQQKLISSLRDKTDERKRLIVLTGKAWELIEQMKPVWEVMVKVLSEITENENSLLKALNESEAQLRKKGFLERALVLVDQLKKEEAGADVVPLEMEVQLVETTEGLKTSGAILKSVLRETDADQLFAVTIADQSSHFLATVHDLPAGTCSYHKTKSGNKIEGLAILEQYRGMGVGKALIQAITASQNEVFYVHSPISLVSWFEKTGFLKKGKQLEESGNLYYKMIFNT; encoded by the coding sequence ATGATGACAAATAAAGAAACTGCTAATTTAATCGATGAGTCTGGTATACTAGCCATTTCAACACGTTTACAACGCTTAAGTGAACAGTTCCGTAAGGATGGGTTATTGTTGTACAAAGCTTTTGGGATAGAGTTCGAACCAAAATGGTTTCCCGTAATTTATACGCTGCAATTCAAATCTCCTTTGAGTATCCTGGAGCTTGCGTCCGAAATTGGCTATGCACATCCTTCGACAATCAGTTTGCTGAAAGAGCTGGAACAGCAAAAGCTGATCAGCTCTTTGCGGGATAAAACTGATGAACGAAAACGGCTGATTGTCCTGACAGGAAAGGCCTGGGAACTGATTGAGCAGATGAAACCAGTATGGGAAGTGATGGTCAAAGTATTATCAGAAATTACTGAGAATGAAAATAGCTTGCTGAAGGCGCTGAATGAATCTGAAGCACAACTTCGTAAGAAAGGGTTTTTAGAAAGGGCATTGGTTCTGGTAGACCAGCTAAAAAAAGAGGAGGCCGGGGCTGATGTCGTGCCTCTTGAAATGGAGGTTCAGTTAGTGGAAACTACGGAAGGATTGAAAACTTCTGGTGCTATATTGAAGTCCGTTTTAAGGGAAACGGATGCAGATCAGTTGTTTGCGGTGACTATAGCTGATCAATCTTCACACTTCCTGGCTACTGTACACGATTTGCCCGCAGGAACATGCAGTTACCACAAAACTAAATCAGGGAACAAAATCGAAGGACTGGCTATATTGGAGCAGTACAGGGGAATGGGAGTAGGGAAAGCGTTAATTCAAGCGATTACTGCTTCACAAAATGAAGTTTTTTATGTGCATTCACCAATTTCTTTGGTGAGCTGGTTTGAAAAAACAGGTTTTTTGAAAAAAGGCAAACAGCTCGAGGAATCCGGTAATCTTTATTACAAAATGATTTTTAATACTTAA
- a CDS encoding Crp/Fnr family transcriptional regulator: protein MFGLLHQNISKHIQLTAEEFEQFCANFHLRKFRKKEFLLRAGEVCRYEAFVTKGCFKVYYLDENGSEQIIYFAVEDWWATDIDSFTNQVPAILTIEALEDCEVLCINKPDKDLLYQQLTQVEKLFRIMNQRTLVSFQRRVISSIGKTAEQRYLEFIEKYPRLEERLTQLQIAAYLGITHEFLNKIRKKLSH from the coding sequence ATGTTCGGTCTGCTTCATCAAAACATCTCAAAACACATTCAGCTTACAGCGGAAGAATTTGAACAGTTTTGTGCAAACTTTCATCTTCGCAAATTCAGGAAAAAGGAATTTCTTTTACGTGCCGGAGAAGTATGCAGATATGAAGCTTTTGTCACTAAAGGCTGTTTTAAAGTTTATTACCTGGATGAAAATGGTTCAGAGCAAATCATTTACTTTGCAGTTGAAGACTGGTGGGCTACCGATATTGATAGTTTCACCAACCAGGTTCCTGCTATTCTAACTATTGAGGCCTTAGAAGATTGCGAGGTTTTATGCATTAATAAACCTGATAAAGACCTTTTATACCAGCAGCTCACCCAGGTGGAGAAACTATTCCGGATTATGAACCAGAGAACATTGGTTTCTTTTCAGCGCAGGGTGATTTCCTCAATCGGTAAAACAGCTGAACAACGTTATCTTGAATTTATAGAAAAATACCCCCGGCTGGAAGAACGGTTGACACAACTGCAAATTGCAGCTTATCTGGGCATTACACATGAGTTTCTCAATAAGATCCGGAAAAAACTTTCCCATTGA
- a CDS encoding glycoside hydrolase family 16 protein, which translates to MKNMYFIALLAMLAISCKKDQAIAENSGQQTDKKSVAAVSTIVFSGLTWNVKDVGNTTVGPGPNYWSGSSVWVDAQGFLHLKLKKDPVTGRWNCAEIYSQQNFGYGSYIWQIEGRPDQLDPNIVLGLFNYKAGDDGHHEVDIEFARWGNSQWPNFNYTVYPAYGNPETRDSKTYELALNGTYSTYKFTRTSQQVAYKSYHGHTQNEANAFYAYNTPAGFPVSTEALPVHMNLWLFSGHAPINGQEVEIIIHSFKFTPQ; encoded by the coding sequence ATGAAAAACATGTATTTTATTGCACTCCTTGCGATGCTGGCCATTTCTTGTAAAAAAGATCAGGCTATTGCTGAAAATTCAGGACAGCAAACGGATAAAAAATCGGTTGCTGCCGTGAGTACTATTGTTTTTAGTGGCCTGACCTGGAATGTCAAAGATGTAGGCAATACCACAGTCGGCCCTGGCCCTAATTACTGGTCAGGAAGCAGCGTCTGGGTAGACGCACAGGGATTCCTTCATTTAAAACTGAAGAAAGATCCGGTAACCGGCAGATGGAACTGTGCGGAAATTTATTCACAACAGAACTTTGGTTACGGTTCTTATATCTGGCAAATTGAAGGCCGTCCTGATCAGTTAGATCCAAATATAGTACTCGGTTTGTTCAATTATAAAGCCGGTGATGACGGGCATCACGAAGTAGATATTGAATTTGCAAGATGGGGAAATAGTCAGTGGCCTAATTTCAATTACACCGTATATCCTGCCTATGGAAATCCGGAGACAAGGGATTCCAAAACTTATGAACTGGCTTTAAATGGTACTTATAGTACTTATAAGTTTACACGTACCAGTCAGCAGGTTGCTTATAAAAGTTATCATGGACATACGCAAAATGAAGCAAATGCTTTTTATGCCTATAATACGCCTGCTGGTTTCCCGGTAAGTACAGAAGCGCTGCCAGTACATATGAATTTATGGTTGTTTAGTGGTCATGCTCCCATAAATGGACAGGAAGTAGAAATTATTATCCACTCCTTTAAATTTACGCCTCAATAA
- a CDS encoding GNAT family N-acetyltransferase — protein sequence METQFEITTSTVAETEQIIDLILTIQQQEFNIPITAADQPDLNEIDQFYKAPGGEFWIAKHQDQVIGSIALINIGEGIGVIRKMFVHKDYRGKEKGIAQKLLVTLIAYARTKGIEAIYLGTVQKLQAAIRFYERNGFVPIEKANLPASMPLMKLDTHFFVLQMNDDK from the coding sequence ATGGAAACACAATTTGAAATTACCACTTCAACAGTTGCAGAGACTGAACAAATCATTGACTTAATTCTTACTATTCAGCAGCAAGAATTCAATATTCCGATTACTGCGGCAGATCAGCCGGACCTGAACGAGATAGATCAATTTTACAAAGCACCAGGGGGAGAATTCTGGATTGCGAAACATCAGGATCAGGTGATCGGTTCTATTGCCTTAATTAATATAGGTGAGGGGATCGGGGTTATCCGTAAAATGTTCGTCCACAAAGATTACAGAGGTAAAGAGAAAGGGATTGCGCAAAAGCTGCTGGTTACCCTGATTGCTTATGCCAGAACAAAAGGAATTGAAGCAATTTACCTCGGCACTGTCCAGAAATTACAGGCAGCGATCCGGTTTTATGAGCGGAATGGTTTTGTACCAATCGAAAAAGCGAACTTGCCGGCGAGTATGCCTTTAATGAAACTGGATACTCATTTTTTTGTTTTACAGATGAATGATGACAAATAA
- a CDS encoding cysteine hydrolase family protein: protein MKKAILNLGVTCLVTLSSIPAVFAQKKAHTNSALIVIDVQNDYFPDGKMTLSGANEAAENTRLLIEKSRKINMPVIHIQHIATQEGATFFLPDTQGAEIYASVKPIKNEKLIIKHYPNSFRETDLLKYLQSKNIKNLVFAGMMTHVCIDATVKAAKDFGFNCEVIADATATRDLEVNGQQVKAAEVQKALLAALNFFYAEIGTTQEFLKQP from the coding sequence ATGAAAAAAGCAATCTTAAATCTTGGTGTAACCTGTCTGGTTACTTTATCTAGTATCCCTGCTGTATTTGCTCAAAAGAAAGCGCATACCAATAGTGCATTAATTGTGATTGATGTCCAGAATGATTATTTCCCCGATGGAAAAATGACGCTCTCCGGTGCAAATGAGGCGGCCGAAAATACCCGGCTGCTAATTGAAAAAAGCAGAAAAATCAATATGCCGGTGATTCATATTCAGCATATTGCCACACAAGAAGGCGCCACCTTTTTCTTACCCGATACACAAGGCGCTGAAATCTATGCAAGTGTAAAACCGATAAAAAACGAGAAACTAATCATCAAACACTACCCTAACAGTTTTCGTGAAACGGATTTACTGAAATATCTTCAAAGCAAAAACATTAAAAATCTTGTATTTGCAGGTATGATGACCCACGTTTGTATTGATGCAACAGTTAAAGCAGCTAAAGATTTTGGCTTTAACTGCGAAGTCATCGCAGATGCAACCGCAACGAGAGATCTGGAAGTAAATGGACAGCAGGTAAAAGCAGCAGAAGTGCAGAAAGCTTTATTAGCTGCCCTGAACTTTTTTTATGCTGAAATCGGCACCACTCAGGAATTCCTGAAACAACCTTAA
- a CDS encoding RNA polymerase sigma factor: MESEKTVYSYFSDVMLLEHLKKGDRLAFIEIFERYWKKVYNESYKRIKNPKLAESITESVFVNLWEERENGKIDKLLPYLLASLRSYILQLYIEGKTERHFESGLSHLMLISMPTGIN, encoded by the coding sequence ATGGAATCAGAAAAAACCGTGTACAGTTACTTCAGCGATGTGATGCTACTCGAACATTTAAAAAAAGGCGACCGGCTGGCATTCATAGAAATTTTTGAACGGTATTGGAAGAAAGTCTATAACGAGTCTTATAAAAGGATAAAAAATCCAAAGCTCGCTGAATCAATTACGGAAAGTGTTTTTGTCAATCTTTGGGAAGAAAGAGAAAATGGGAAAATCGATAAATTACTTCCGTACTTATTAGCTTCATTGCGTTCTTATATATTGCAATTATACATTGAAGGCAAAACAGAGCGTCATTTTGAGAGCGGTTTAAGCCACCTGATGTTAATTTCCATGCCTACCGGAATTAACTAA
- a CDS encoding VOC family protein: MISHFDHIVITVTDIERSVNFYESILLMTPITFSNGRRAMKFGNQKINLQLLGQETRNKAGVGSADICLISNWTTAKVIAHLQDKNIRILEGPVEKSGANGIIISVYINDPDLNLIEISNYKDS, from the coding sequence ATGATAAGCCATTTTGATCATATCGTAATTACTGTAACTGATATTGAGCGATCAGTCAACTTTTATGAATCCATTCTCCTGATGACTCCGATAACCTTTAGCAACGGCAGAAGAGCAATGAAGTTTGGTAACCAAAAGATAAATCTCCAACTTTTGGGACAGGAAACCAGGAATAAAGCAGGTGTAGGCTCAGCAGATATTTGCCTGATCAGTAACTGGACGACCGCAAAAGTCATTGCCCATCTTCAAGATAAAAACATCCGGATTCTGGAAGGCCCGGTTGAAAAATCAGGAGCAAACGGAATTATTATATCCGTTTACATTAATGATCCTGATCTGAATTTAATAGAAATAAGTAATTATAAAGATTCCTGA